ATGTTTGTTACTCTTTCCACTCTGTAGCTTATTGACTATAAACCAATTGCTGTCACTCTACAAAATCTCTCTGGAGCTCCAGATGTTCTTTCTCATTTCCTATAAGACACACCCAGGATGCCAGCCAGCTTGACAGAGATTTGATGGAGATTTGAAAGCCCCAAGGAAGGTGATGGTTATGGGCCTGAGGACTAAGGGGGTGCCACTGATGAGTCTTGACTGGGTTTATAGCTGAGCAAGACATGAAGGGTCATTAATATTGAGGTTAATGATGATTACGGTAACGATGATCAAGTATTAATAACtagagaaaagggaagaaggaatttCTGAAAGCATCTGCTTGGGACATTTCCTGTTTGGATGCAGTTCTCTTAAAAGCTGCTGGGTACGATTATCCAGTAggactggctagacaaagccttgtctcggatgatatagttgggaaaggtcctgctttgagcagagggttagacTGATGAGGTTGCTTCCAACCATAattatctatgattctgtgaccctGACCCATGAAAGCTACATTTAAAGACATGGACAGAAGAGCATTAAATAACTGTGGAGCCGGTACCTGGGGCAGGCGGGTAGGAAATTGCAATTCCACAGCCCTGAGCAAAGCCTGAGCAAAGGGAACATAAACTGTTCCCTGAGGCTGAACAATCATAGTATTGATGCAATGTACATCTCCCTGGTGGAACTGTATAGCAAACTTTCAAagatcattacttttttttttttcattttccaggaATAACCCACTAGAATagtgacctgatgaaaaatgcttgtgttcaaaagcttgtctaacttaatcCAGACCTTGAAaaaggtccaataaaagatatcacccacaaaaatccttgcttctcactagAAGAGTGAAAGGAAAAACCCAGCTACACCTCATGGAGGAAGTAGGAGGAGACAATCACACATCTATCACAGAATTCCTCCTTCTAGGATTTGGGACCATTCCACAGCTAcagatttttctcttcctgctgtttctagTGATCTATATGTTGACTGTGACTGGGAACATCCTCATCATTGTGCTTGTTGTTGCTGATCCGCACCTTcatacccccatgtacttcttcctgggaaACTTGTCATACTTGGAGACTTGCTACACCTCCACCGTCCTGCCCAGAATGCTGGCCAGTCTCCTGACAGGGGACAGAACCATTTCTGTTAGGGGCTGCATtacacagttttatttttttgcaagccTGGCAGGTACAGAGTGTTGTCTCCTAGCTGCAATGTCTTATGATAGGTATTTAGCAATTTGTAAACCACTGCTCTATGCAATGTTAATGAATGGCAGAGTCTGTCTACTGCTAGCAACTGGATCTTGGCTAGGAGGATTGCTGGTTTCTACATTATTAATAAGTTTTATGTCACAATTAACTTTCTGTGGGCACAATGAGATTGACCACTTCTTTTGTGACTTCACTCCAGTGATACAGCTGTCCTGCAGTGATACGAGGCTGGTCATTCTTATTAGTTTTATAACTTCCTCCTTTGCTGCCCTTTCCCCATTTCTCTTAACTCTGGCATCCTACATTTGTATCAT
This sequence is a window from Alligator mississippiensis isolate rAllMis1 chromosome 15, rAllMis1, whole genome shotgun sequence. Protein-coding genes within it:
- the LOC132245636 gene encoding olfactory receptor 6N1-like, with translation MEEVGGDNHTSITEFLLLGFGTIPQLQIFLFLLFLVIYMLTVTGNILIIVLVVADPHLHTPMYFFLGNLSYLETCYTSTVLPRMLASLLTGDRTISVRGCITQFYFFASLAGTECCLLAAMSYDRYLAICKPLLYAMLMNGRVCLLLATGSWLGGLLVSTLLISFMSQLTFCGHNEIDHFFCDFTPVIQLSCSDTRLVILISFITSSFAALSPFLLTLASYICIIDAILRIPSGRGRQKAFATCSSHLIVVTIFYGTILIVYLLPKNNMLRYLNKAFSVFYTILTPLINPLIYSLRNREVKEGLRKVVSKFRILGIQTTRLI